In Aeromicrobium wangtongii, the DNA window TAGTTCGAAACAGGGCCTCCGGGCCATCGGACCGGGCGGGTCGTCGCCAGTGGCCGGGATTTCACCTGTCATTACAGTGCGCGGCGAGGCCAGGGAGGGCAGGATGCGGGGATGCGCGTCCACCACCTGAGCTGCGGAACCTTCGCGCCACCGCTGATGCCCCCGGTCGTCTGCCACGTCCTGCTGTGCGAGGCCGGTGACGGGCTCGTGCTGGTCGACACCGGACTGGGGCTGCACGACTACGCCGAGCCGAAGCGGCGGATGGGCCCGACCCGTCACCTGCTCAGGCCTGTCTCGGACGGCTCGTCGACCGCGCTGCGACAGATCGAGGCGCTCGGACACACGGCCGCGGACGTCACGCACATCGTGCTGACCCACCTGGACTTCGACCACATCGGCGGGCTGTCGGACTTTCCGCACGCGACGGTCCACACCACCGCCGACGAGCACGCGGCGGCGATCACGTCGCCGGACTTCTTGGACAAGCGCCGCTACCGTCCGGCGCAGTGGTCGCACGGCCCGCAGTGGCAGCTGCACGGTGGACGCGGTGACGTGTGGCGCGAAGGGCTCACCGCGCACGAGGTGCTGCCCGGCATCACCCTCGTCCCGATGCCGGGGCATTCGCGGGGGCACGCGGCGGTGGCGGTCGTTTCGACAGGCTCAACGGGCGGTTCGGCAACGGGCGGTTCGGCAACGGGTGAGCTGTTGGTGCATGCGGGGGACGCGGTGTTCGACGCGGCGTCGTATGCGGACGCCTCCCCATCCGGCCGGCCGCTGGCGAAGATCGGGCCGCTGCGGGCCTTCGAGCAGATCGTCGGTCGCGACCGAGCCGCCATCCGGCGAAATCACGCCACCTTGCGGGCGCTCAACGACACCGATGGCGTCACGGTGCTGCCGGCGCACGACCAGCGCATCCTCGATGACCTGATGGGACAGGTGGCCGGCGGCTGATCGAGCGGCGGGAGCGGGGTTGTCGGTCAGCGTGGGTCGGGGTCCCTTTCGACAGGCTCAAGGGGCGGCCTTTCGACAGGCTCAAGGGGCCTGGGTGTGAGGTGAGGCACGGAAGGTCGAGGAATAAGGGCAGAAATAATATGGTTGCAGCAAGCAATCGCTGTGTGCTCGCTGAACTTTCGAAAGTCTTCTCTGTGCCCTCCTCCACACGTCGCACCCACTACTGGGTGACGTTCGCAGTCCTCGCTGTCTCGGTCGCGTCCTACACGCTGATGCAGTCCCTCACCGTGCCGGTGCTGTCCGAGATCGAGATCGTCTTCGACACCGACCAGAACACCGCCACCTGGGTGCTGACCGCCTACCTGCTGTCGGCCTCGATCTTCACCCCCATCATGGGTCGCCTCGGCGACACCTTCGGCAAGCAGCGGATGCTCGTCATCTCGCTCGCCGCCTTGTCGGCCGGGTCGCTGGTCGCCGCGCTCGCGCCGAGCATCGGCGTGCTGATCCTGGCCCGCATCGTGCAGGGCATGGGCGGCGGCGTGCTGCCGCTGGCCTTCGGCATCATCCGTGACGAGTTCCCCCGCCACAAGATCGGTGGCGCCGTCAGCGTCATCTCCTCGCTGCTGGCCGTCGGCTTCGGCACCGGCATCGTGCTCGCCGGCCCGCTCACGTCCAGCCTCGGCTTCCGCTGGCTGTTCTGGCTGCCGTTCATCGTGACCGCCATCGCGGCGGTCGTCGCGGTGCTGGTCGTGCCCGAGTCGCCCGTCCGCACCCCCGGACGCATCTCGATCCTGCCCGCCCTCCTGCTGTCGGGCTGGCTCGTCGCCCTCCTGGTCGGCCTGAGCGAGGCGCCCAAGTGGGGCTGGGGCTCGCCGCGGATCAT includes these proteins:
- a CDS encoding MBL fold metallo-hydrolase, whose product is MRVHHLSCGTFAPPLMPPVVCHVLLCEAGDGLVLVDTGLGLHDYAEPKRRMGPTRHLLRPVSDGSSTALRQIEALGHTAADVTHIVLTHLDFDHIGGLSDFPHATVHTTADEHAAAITSPDFLDKRRYRPAQWSHGPQWQLHGGRGDVWREGLTAHEVLPGITLVPMPGHSRGHAAVAVVSTGSTGGSATGGSATGELLVHAGDAVFDAASYADASPSGRPLAKIGPLRAFEQIVGRDRAAIRRNHATLRALNDTDGVTVLPAHDQRILDDLMGQVAGG